The proteins below are encoded in one region of Sphingobacterium sp. R2:
- a CDS encoding TIM barrel protein encodes MNSRRDFLKNLALASAGIALAPSLESFTAPKKDWFDISLAEWSLHKSLFKGDLNNLDFPALAAKKYGIYGVEYVNQFFKDKANDNNYLTELNMRAKDNGVRNVLIMIDGEGNLGDEDETKRKQAVQNHYKWISAANFLGCHAIRVNAAGKGSPDEVSKRVVESLTSLSDIGKKAGISIIVENHGGISSHGDWLAKTLKAVGSKYCGSLPDLGNFYEYDRYQGVTDLMPYAHGVSAKTHDFDANGNETQIDYERMLKIIKKAKFKGYIGIEYEGSKLSEEEGIFATKRLLERLRPLI; translated from the coding sequence ATGAATTCAAGAAGAGATTTTCTTAAAAACCTTGCATTAGCATCTGCTGGAATTGCATTGGCTCCTTCGTTGGAGAGCTTTACAGCACCTAAGAAAGATTGGTTTGATATTTCCCTGGCGGAATGGTCTTTGCATAAATCTTTATTCAAAGGAGATTTGAATAATTTGGATTTTCCAGCCTTGGCTGCAAAAAAATATGGTATCTATGGTGTAGAATACGTGAATCAATTTTTTAAAGATAAGGCGAATGATAATAATTATCTTACTGAGCTGAATATGCGTGCTAAAGATAATGGTGTACGTAATGTACTTATTATGATTGATGGTGAGGGAAATCTAGGTGATGAAGACGAAACGAAGAGAAAACAAGCTGTGCAAAATCATTATAAATGGATTTCTGCAGCTAATTTTCTAGGATGTCACGCCATACGCGTTAATGCTGCCGGTAAAGGATCGCCTGATGAAGTGAGTAAACGTGTTGTTGAAAGCCTAACCTCATTGTCAGATATAGGCAAAAAAGCAGGAATCAGTATTATTGTAGAAAATCATGGTGGTATTTCTTCACATGGTGATTGGTTGGCCAAGACACTCAAAGCTGTAGGCAGTAAGTATTGTGGAAGTTTACCTGATCTTGGAAACTTCTATGAATATGATCGTTATCAGGGCGTAACAGATTTGATGCCCTATGCGCATGGTGTAAGTGCCAAAACACATGATTTTGATGCCAACGGCAACGAAACACAAATTGATTATGAGCGTATGTTAAAGATTATCAAGAAAGCAAAATTCAAAGGATACATTGGTATTGAATATGAAGGAAGTAAGTTGAGCGAGGAAGAGGGGATCTTTGCGACTAAAAGGTTGCTGGAGCGTTTACGTCCTTTAATTTAA
- a CDS encoding (Fe-S)-binding protein, producing MKVELFVPCFIDQLYPETAFNTVRLLEKVGCEVVYNPEQTCCGQPAYNAGFWEDAKQVGRKFLGDFSGEHVIISPSASCTGMVRHGYNDLFANSADSHQCHKMQQQVIEISDFLVNILKKEYFGAELEGVAVYHDSCSALRECKIKDEPRILLSKVLGLEMVEVKDSETCCGFGGSFAVKFEGISAAMAEQKVQNALDMHADYIISTDSSCLLQLQSYIDKHKLPIQTMHLVDVLSTGWGNI from the coding sequence ATGAAAGTAGAACTTTTTGTTCCTTGTTTTATAGATCAGCTTTATCCTGAGACAGCGTTTAATACTGTTCGTTTACTGGAAAAAGTTGGCTGTGAGGTTGTATATAATCCCGAGCAGACATGCTGTGGCCAACCGGCATATAATGCTGGGTTTTGGGAAGATGCAAAGCAGGTTGGACGGAAATTTCTAGGAGATTTTTCAGGCGAACATGTTATTATTTCTCCGTCCGCTTCTTGTACTGGGATGGTAAGGCACGGTTACAACGATCTTTTCGCTAATTCTGCCGATTCCCATCAATGTCATAAAATGCAACAACAGGTTATTGAAATATCTGACTTTTTGGTAAACATACTGAAAAAGGAATATTTTGGGGCTGAATTGGAGGGAGTTGCCGTATATCACGATTCATGCTCGGCATTAAGGGAATGCAAGATTAAAGATGAACCCCGAATATTACTGAGTAAGGTTTTGGGATTGGAGATGGTAGAGGTAAAAGATAGTGAGACATGCTGTGGTTTTGGTGGTAGTTTTGCGGTAAAATTCGAAGGTATATCGGCTGCGATGGCTGAACAGAAAGTGCAGAATGCTTTGGATATGCATGCAGATTATATTATATCGACTGATTCATCGTGCTTACTGCAGTTGCAATCTTATATCGATAAACATAAATTACCTATCCAGACCATGCACCTGGTTGACGTATTGAGTACTGGCTGGGGAAATATTTAA
- a CDS encoding MFS transporter, with protein MEAIVKNNKKLIRSWAMFDWANSAYNLVITSTIFPVYYTAITTTKEHGDVVSFFGIEVVNTALSNFSLAFAYLLMSFSLPFISSYADAKGKKKQIMKFFTYMGAMACMCLFFFKLDTLEIGIICFVLAAMGYIGGVLFNNSYLPLLATVDQQDKVSAQGFAYGYVGCVILQILCFIVVLKPEWFGITDASLPARISFLMVGLWWLGFSMIPFKYLPKIEATGNTTGRSFIQNVGDEFGHVIQKIKGIPEIKQFLPAFFFYAIGVQTLMIVASSFGEKILHLGAERLIATILLIQLVAILGAFLMSYLSTLFGNIKVLIVVVMIWIGICISAFYLSTPLQFYIIAALVGLVMGGIQSLSRSTYSKLIPSDIKDTTAFFSFYDVTEKVAIVIGLFSFGLIEQITHNIRYSALVLSLFFVIGLLLLVRILISNKS; from the coding sequence ATGGAAGCAATTGTAAAAAACAACAAAAAATTGATTCGTTCTTGGGCCATGTTTGATTGGGCCAATTCTGCTTACAACCTTGTTATTACTTCCACAATATTTCCAGTTTATTATACAGCAATTACTACGACGAAAGAACATGGAGATGTTGTCAGTTTCTTTGGAATTGAAGTGGTTAATACCGCACTTTCCAATTTTTCTTTAGCATTTGCGTATTTGCTGATGTCTTTTTCTTTGCCCTTTATTTCTTCATACGCCGATGCAAAGGGAAAGAAGAAGCAGATTATGAAATTTTTTACCTATATGGGCGCGATGGCATGTATGTGCCTATTTTTCTTTAAGCTTGATACGTTGGAAATCGGTATCATATGTTTTGTGCTTGCTGCAATGGGTTACATAGGCGGTGTTTTGTTTAATAATTCCTATTTGCCACTTTTAGCTACTGTTGATCAACAGGATAAAGTGAGTGCACAGGGCTTTGCTTATGGCTATGTTGGCTGCGTTATATTACAGATTCTCTGTTTTATAGTCGTTCTCAAACCAGAATGGTTTGGTATTACAGACGCTTCTTTACCGGCACGCATATCGTTTCTAATGGTTGGATTATGGTGGCTTGGGTTCTCGATGATTCCATTTAAATATCTACCCAAAATTGAGGCTACTGGTAATACTACAGGTAGAAGCTTTATTCAGAACGTAGGGGATGAATTTGGACACGTAATTCAAAAGATCAAAGGTATTCCTGAAATTAAACAATTTCTGCCGGCATTTTTCTTTTACGCGATTGGAGTGCAGACCTTAATGATTGTCGCTTCTTCCTTCGGTGAGAAAATTTTGCACTTAGGTGCGGAAAGATTGATTGCCACGATTCTTCTTATTCAGCTTGTAGCCATTTTAGGTGCATTTTTAATGTCTTATTTATCCACACTGTTTGGAAATATTAAAGTATTGATAGTGGTAGTAATGATTTGGATCGGAATCTGCATATCAGCTTTTTATTTATCCACTCCGCTTCAGTTTTATATTATTGCCGCACTGGTAGGCCTAGTCATGGGCGGAATTCAGTCGCTTTCACGTTCAACCTATTCAAAACTAATTCCATCTGATATCAAAGATACCACCGCTTTCTTCTCTTTTTATGACGTTACAGAAAAAGTAGCCATTGTCATTGGGTTATTTTCATTTGGGCTTATCGAACAAATAACACATAATATACGGTACTCAGCATTGGTTCTTTCTTTATTTTTTGTAATTGGATTGTTACTTTTGGTACGGATATTAATATCCAATAAATCTTAA
- a CDS encoding D-alanyl-D-alanine carboxypeptidase, with the protein MKNFLRTLLLLWLVPFSTLIVKSQDFEDVYHMLQESKILNDHFYGFSLYDLNADKFVMDVNGSKHFTPASNTKIYTTYAALALLGDSIPGLEYVERGDSLLIWGTGDPTFLHNRLDTRVVYDFLKRTNKTIYFVASPMRNKFYAHGWAMEDFEAYYQPEISTFPIYGNVVTFRQRGYNHLNTSPKIFQKDLDFLPEPKKGEFELSRSFRSNNFWMSKRSLPNDYVNEVPFIYSDSLFVKLLSDTLGKQVNRLNYIKPNDTKILYSGETKNLIREMMLPSDNFIAEQFLMMCSWKQFGQFDTYLVRDWMKNNVYKYFSSEVALFDGSGLSSYNKVTPQNNVDLLVLLKNKLPIEKDRFRLFPAGGVDGTLRRTYSKDLGEPFVFAKTGTITSVYNQSGYLITRKGRRMAFSFMNNNYIDDRASAIRKEMAKIITYIRQTY; encoded by the coding sequence ATGAAAAATTTTCTGCGTACGCTGTTACTGCTTTGGCTTGTCCCATTTTCTACCCTTATTGTTAAATCCCAGGATTTTGAAGACGTCTACCATATGCTTCAGGAATCCAAAATCTTAAATGATCATTTCTACGGATTTTCACTGTACGACTTAAATGCAGATAAGTTTGTCATGGATGTTAATGGCAGTAAGCATTTTACACCTGCTTCCAACACTAAAATATATACTACTTATGCTGCTTTGGCGCTGCTGGGTGATTCGATACCAGGGTTGGAGTATGTTGAACGCGGAGATTCGCTGTTAATATGGGGAACAGGAGATCCGACTTTTTTGCATAATCGTTTGGATACAAGGGTAGTGTATGATTTTTTGAAAAGAACAAATAAAACGATCTACTTCGTTGCCAGTCCTATGAGAAATAAATTCTACGCACATGGTTGGGCAATGGAGGATTTTGAAGCTTATTATCAGCCTGAAATAAGCACATTTCCCATCTATGGAAACGTGGTTACTTTCCGCCAAAGGGGATACAATCATTTAAATACCTCTCCCAAAATTTTTCAGAAAGACCTGGATTTTTTGCCTGAGCCTAAAAAGGGTGAGTTCGAGCTTTCGCGCTCGTTTCGAAGCAATAATTTCTGGATGTCAAAACGTTCATTACCAAATGATTATGTCAATGAAGTGCCTTTTATTTATTCGGATAGCTTGTTTGTGAAATTGTTGTCGGATACACTCGGTAAGCAGGTAAATCGCCTGAACTATATAAAGCCAAACGATACAAAAATATTGTATTCAGGTGAAACCAAAAATCTTATTCGTGAAATGATGCTACCCAGCGATAACTTTATTGCTGAGCAGTTTTTAATGATGTGCTCGTGGAAGCAATTTGGTCAATTTGATACGTATTTGGTGCGGGATTGGATGAAGAATAACGTTTATAAGTACTTTTCATCCGAGGTTGCCCTATTTGATGGATCAGGTCTTTCTTCCTATAATAAGGTTACTCCACAAAATAATGTGGATCTGTTGGTTCTCCTGAAAAATAAATTACCTATTGAGAAGGACCGCTTTCGCCTTTTTCCAGCTGGAGGTGTTGATGGTACGCTGAGAAGAACCTATAGCAAAGATCTTGGTGAACCCTTTGTTTTTGCTAAGACCGGAACTATTACCTCTGTGTATAATCAAAGTGGTTATCTCATTACGCGGAAAGGAAGACGAATGGCCTTTTCTTTTATGAACAATAATTATATAGATGATCGGGCAAGTGCAATTCGTAAAGAAATGGCTAAAATTATTACTTATATTCGTCAAACTTATTAA
- a CDS encoding RagB/SusD family nutrient uptake outer membrane protein: MKKRTIQLYSLLGLTTLGMLGCSKGFLEKNPQGQLIEEQIEGKKGVEATLIGAYAIMNGNINGTWGNYGSAPSQWIFGEITSDNAHKGSVITDQPNMNMIESFTTISSNDNLSTMWQVYYEGILRANTTLRLLSQDQSGSKTIKAERAKEIEGEAKLLRAHYYFFLWRIFKNIPYVDENTSIEEAKVVKNDKDVQPMIESDLKTAIANLPDSKINGEGGRMDQRTAKAYLGKLYLYQKKYTEALTLFKDVIGSRDITTMPFQDNYDVNKENGPEALLVAKHAINPDGGGDNANVGDMLSGLNGTNPVGCCGFYQPSIDLVNAYKVDANGLPMLDDSYRTNPYTSDILLTDKTAIANYKLDLNLKFDPRLDYTVGRRGVNFLDYGEFPGDAWLRPEEGSRPHGGPFTGIKTMIPKSQHAAHTQAGAAYVTDLDVNIIRLADVILMAAECEVELGNLPNALKYVNSIRLRAANLPSKTTGGGVAAAKYEVKPYPAFTSADQARKAVRFERRLELAMEGHRFFDLVRWGIAKEVIANYAKFEGGILPVFKSKTYADKNAYFPIPQEEINKSNGSLTQNPGY, from the coding sequence ATGAAAAAGAGAACTATTCAATTATACAGTTTGTTAGGACTGACGACTTTAGGCATGCTTGGCTGTAGTAAAGGCTTTTTGGAAAAAAATCCTCAAGGGCAATTGATCGAAGAGCAGATTGAGGGAAAGAAAGGAGTAGAAGCGACATTGATTGGTGCCTATGCAATTATGAACGGTAATATAAATGGCACTTGGGGGAACTATGGTTCGGCGCCAAGCCAATGGATTTTCGGAGAAATTACATCCGATAATGCACACAAGGGATCAGTGATCACCGATCAGCCAAATATGAATATGATCGAGTCTTTTACTACGATTTCCTCTAACGACAACCTGAGTACCATGTGGCAGGTGTATTATGAAGGTATACTTCGTGCAAATACTACGCTGCGATTGTTGAGCCAAGATCAAAGTGGTAGCAAAACGATTAAAGCAGAGCGTGCTAAAGAAATTGAGGGTGAGGCGAAATTGTTGCGCGCCCACTACTACTTCTTCCTGTGGCGTATCTTTAAAAATATTCCATATGTAGACGAAAATACAAGCATCGAAGAGGCAAAAGTTGTCAAAAATGATAAGGATGTACAACCTATGATCGAAAGTGATCTAAAAACTGCCATCGCGAATTTACCGGATAGCAAGATCAATGGTGAAGGTGGACGCATGGATCAACGTACTGCCAAAGCATATTTGGGGAAACTATACCTTTATCAAAAAAAATATACTGAAGCTCTGACTTTATTTAAAGATGTCATTGGAAGCCGTGACATCACAACAATGCCTTTCCAGGATAATTATGATGTAAATAAGGAAAATGGCCCCGAAGCGCTTTTAGTGGCTAAGCATGCCATCAATCCCGATGGTGGTGGGGATAATGCGAATGTGGGAGATATGCTCAGTGGCCTTAATGGCACTAACCCTGTTGGTTGCTGTGGTTTCTACCAGCCTTCAATTGATCTCGTTAATGCTTATAAGGTAGATGCAAATGGACTTCCGATGCTAGATGATTCCTATCGTACGAATCCATATACTTCTGATATCTTGTTGACAGATAAAACAGCTATAGCAAATTATAAATTGGATTTGAACTTAAAATTTGATCCACGGCTTGACTACACCGTTGGTCGCCGAGGTGTCAATTTCTTGGATTATGGGGAGTTTCCTGGTGACGCATGGCTAAGGCCAGAGGAAGGAAGCCGTCCGCATGGTGGCCCATTTACGGGTATTAAAACGATGATTCCAAAAAGTCAACATGCTGCTCATACACAGGCAGGTGCTGCTTATGTGACCGATCTTGATGTAAATATTATTCGACTTGCTGACGTAATTTTAATGGCTGCGGAATGTGAGGTTGAATTGGGTAATCTGCCAAATGCCTTAAAATACGTTAACTCTATTCGGCTTCGTGCGGCAAACTTGCCATCGAAGACTACTGGGGGCGGAGTCGCCGCTGCGAAATATGAGGTTAAACCCTATCCAGCATTCACAAGTGCGGATCAAGCGCGAAAAGCTGTTCGATTTGAAAGAAGACTGGAGCTAGCCATGGAAGGTCATCGTTTCTTCGACCTGGTACGCTGGGGTATAGCGAAAGAGGTTATTGCAAATTATGCAAAATTTGAAGGCGGCATACTCCCTGTATTTAAGAGCAAAACATATGCGGATAAAAATGCTTATTTCCCAATTCCACAGGAAGAAATCAATAAAAGTAACGGTAGCCTTACTCAGAACCCAGGCTACTAA